One Sodalinema gerasimenkoae IPPAS B-353 DNA segment encodes these proteins:
- the psbV2 gene encoding photosystem II cytochrome PsbV2, producing MAVQPTVSLGIWFKHTLSAIAILGVLLWGGSPSLADGINTDVARYLTPDGPAQVKLDAQGNQASYSGEALTRGRDIFMENCAYCHANGLTLPLPQVSLTLKDLAAATPPRDNINSFVTYLREPMTYDGSEPSYWCREVPESWLARPELEELAAFTLSAAEKVPGWGTVPSNR from the coding sequence ATGGCTGTTCAACCCACCGTGTCCCTGGGCATTTGGTTTAAACATACCCTCAGCGCGATCGCCATCCTAGGAGTTTTGCTTTGGGGAGGCTCCCCCTCGTTAGCCGATGGGATTAACACCGATGTGGCGCGATATCTGACCCCAGATGGCCCGGCTCAGGTGAAACTAGATGCTCAAGGAAATCAAGCCAGTTATTCCGGTGAAGCCCTAACCCGAGGCCGGGATATCTTCATGGAAAACTGCGCCTACTGTCATGCCAATGGCCTGACCCTTCCCCTTCCCCAAGTATCCCTGACCCTGAAGGACCTAGCCGCGGCCACCCCGCCACGGGATAACATCAACAGTTTCGTGACCTATCTGCGCGAACCCATGACCTATGACGGGTCTGAACCCAGTTACTGGTGTCGGGAAGTTCCTGAGAGTTGGCTGGCCCGTCCTGAACTGGAGGAACTGGCCGCCTTTACCCTCAGTGCCGCAGAGAAAGTCCCCGGCTGGGGAACGGTTCCCTCTAACCGCTAA
- a CDS encoding 7-carboxy-7-deazaguanine synthase QueE yields MSKGQTARLVEVFSAIQGEGANIGTRQIFIRFALCDLRCLYCDSAHTWQAPARCRVERTPGLRDFDEYDNPITVEVLSAWVERQNRPGLHDSISLTGGEPLLHAPFLEAFLPEIRRRTQLPVYLETGGHRPDKLGPVLPYLDLVGMDIKLPSTSGETWWTEHEQFLKLCHEAGVSVFVKTIVCDRTPAQELERVAHLVSRINSDTPIYLQPVTPLNGVLRATNEALRKDSFRDAVVPDPEQVLAWQTMMKRTIQHVRVVPQTHKMIGQL; encoded by the coding sequence ATGAGTAAGGGGCAAACAGCACGACTTGTTGAAGTCTTTTCGGCAATTCAGGGAGAAGGGGCCAACATTGGCACTCGGCAGATTTTTATCCGCTTTGCCCTCTGTGATTTGCGCTGTCTCTACTGTGATAGCGCTCATACCTGGCAGGCCCCTGCCCGTTGCCGTGTTGAACGCACACCGGGATTACGGGACTTTGATGAGTACGATAACCCGATCACCGTGGAGGTATTATCCGCTTGGGTAGAACGGCAAAACCGACCGGGGCTACATGACAGTATTAGTTTGACAGGGGGAGAACCCCTATTGCACGCCCCCTTCTTAGAAGCGTTTTTACCCGAAATTCGCCGACGCACCCAACTGCCCGTTTATCTAGAAACCGGAGGACATCGTCCCGACAAACTCGGGCCAGTTTTGCCCTACTTGGATTTAGTGGGGATGGATATTAAGTTACCCAGTACCAGCGGTGAAACCTGGTGGACTGAACATGAGCAGTTTTTAAAACTCTGTCATGAGGCCGGCGTCTCGGTGTTTGTCAAGACCATTGTCTGCGATCGCACTCCCGCCCAAGAACTCGAACGGGTGGCCCATTTAGTCTCCCGAATTAACTCAGATACCCCCATCTATTTACAGCCCGTCACTCCTCTCAATGGGGTCTTACGGGCTACGAATGAAGCCCTCCGCAAGGATTCATTCCGAGATGCCGTTGTTCCCGATCCTGAGCAGGTTCTGGCCTGGCAAACCATGATGAAGCGTACGATTCAGCATGTTCGGGTGGTTCCTCAAACCCATAAGATGATTGGGCAGTTGTAG
- a CDS encoding 3-deoxy-7-phosphoheptulonate synthase, with protein sequence MPEQLFNTHIANAQVLQPPVEMKAQVPLSDRAQQTIGQSRRELEAILDRRDSRSFIVVGPCSIHDVNAAKDYAQRLRELSDRVQDKLLLVMRVYFEKPRTTVGWKGLINDPDMDDSFHIQKGLLLARQLLADIADLGLPTATEALDPIVPQYISDVLSWSAIGARTIESQTHREMASGLSMPVGLKNGTNGSIEVALNAMKAAREPHSFLGIDENGSVSVFKTSGNDYAHIILRGGGGQVNYNAESIAKVEAQLKGAGLPPRLVVDCSHGNSHKDHRRQAGVFQNVVDQIQGGNSSIVGMMLESNLFEGNQKIPANLKDLRYGVSVTDKCLSWQDTEATILEAYQTLGGQL encoded by the coding sequence ATGCCGGAACAACTCTTCAATACTCATATTGCCAACGCTCAGGTTCTCCAACCGCCCGTGGAGATGAAGGCTCAAGTGCCTCTGAGCGATCGCGCCCAACAGACCATCGGGCAATCCCGTCGCGAACTTGAGGCCATTCTCGATCGCCGGGATTCCCGTAGCTTCATTGTGGTCGGCCCCTGTTCGATCCATGATGTCAACGCGGCCAAAGACTATGCTCAACGGCTGCGGGAACTGAGCGATCGCGTGCAGGATAAACTCCTCCTGGTGATGCGCGTCTATTTCGAGAAACCCCGCACCACCGTCGGCTGGAAAGGACTCATCAACGACCCCGACATGGATGACTCCTTCCACATCCAAAAAGGACTCCTCCTCGCGCGCCAACTCCTGGCCGACATTGCCGATCTCGGGTTACCCACCGCCACCGAAGCCCTTGACCCCATCGTGCCTCAATATATCAGCGATGTCCTCAGTTGGTCTGCCATCGGCGCTCGCACCATTGAATCGCAAACTCATCGGGAAATGGCCAGCGGACTTTCGATGCCTGTTGGGCTAAAAAATGGGACTAACGGCAGCATCGAAGTGGCTCTAAACGCCATGAAAGCGGCTCGGGAACCCCATAGTTTCCTAGGAATCGATGAAAATGGTTCAGTGAGCGTTTTTAAGACCAGCGGCAACGACTACGCTCACATTATCTTGCGCGGCGGTGGCGGCCAGGTTAACTATAACGCCGAGTCTATCGCCAAAGTCGAAGCACAACTCAAAGGGGCCGGACTTCCCCCGCGCTTAGTGGTCGATTGCAGTCATGGTAATTCCCATAAAGACCATCGCCGTCAAGCTGGGGTGTTCCAGAACGTGGTTGACCAAATCCAAGGGGGCAACTCTTCCATTGTCGGCATGATGTTAGAGTCGAATTTGTTTGAAGGGAACCAGAAGATCCCCGCGAATCTCAAAGACTTGCGTTATGGTGTATCCGTTACCGACAAATGTTTAAGTTGGCAGGATACAGAAGCCACCATTTTAGAGGCCTATCAGACTTTGGGTGGCCAGTTGTAA
- a CDS encoding SDR family oxidoreductase, with protein sequence MYLVTGATGSVGKRIVRRLRDRDLPVRAFVRLSSNYAELEQRGAEIFIGDLAQERDIRKACRDVRYIISAHGSDSGQAQAIDYRANVDLMDFGQENRIDHFVYVSVLGTDRGYQDSPVFKAKREVENTLQKRDVNYTILRPSGFASNLLPLAERFRDTGIYFAIGDLKNRSSILSPDDLAEIAIQSPQHEAARNQIFAVGGPEILTREDIPKIFGQVFQKDPFVVNLPLTVLDGVRSAVGFLNPELQRSLGTLRILLANEFFCTSEEIHRLESVFDIQMESLESFLRRYLLNR encoded by the coding sequence ATGTATTTAGTCACTGGTGCAACCGGAAGTGTCGGCAAACGGATTGTACGGCGGTTGCGCGATCGCGATCTGCCCGTGCGAGCGTTTGTACGACTCTCGTCAAATTATGCGGAACTCGAACAACGGGGCGCAGAAATTTTTATCGGCGACTTGGCCCAAGAGCGAGATATCCGCAAAGCCTGTCGGGATGTCCGCTATATTATCAGCGCCCATGGCTCTGATAGTGGCCAAGCTCAAGCCATTGACTACCGAGCCAACGTTGATTTAATGGATTTTGGCCAGGAAAACCGCATTGATCATTTTGTCTATGTCTCGGTGTTAGGAACCGATCGCGGCTACCAAGATTCTCCTGTGTTTAAGGCTAAGCGTGAGGTGGAAAACACCTTACAAAAACGAGATGTGAACTACACCATCCTACGGCCCTCGGGTTTTGCCTCGAATCTCTTACCCTTGGCCGAACGCTTCCGAGATACGGGGATCTACTTTGCCATTGGCGATCTCAAAAACCGCTCCTCGATTCTGAGTCCCGATGATTTGGCGGAAATTGCCATCCAATCACCCCAACATGAGGCCGCCAGGAATCAAATTTTTGCTGTGGGTGGCCCAGAAATCCTCACTCGTGAGGATATCCCGAAAATTTTTGGTCAAGTCTTCCAGAAAGATCCCTTTGTGGTCAATCTCCCCTTAACGGTACTCGATGGGGTCCGTTCAGCGGTAGGATTTCTCAATCCTGAGTTGCAGCGATCGCTCGGAACCTTACGAATTCTCTTAGCCAACGAGTTTTTCTGTACCTCCGAAGAAATTCACCGACTCGAATCGGTTTTTGATATCCAAATGGAGTCATTGGAAAGCTTTTTAAGGCGCTATTTACTGAACCGGTAA
- the psbV gene encoding photosystem II cytochrome c-550: protein MLKRFFWLAIAMVVLVWSFGNNSAMALELDAETRTVVLNEQGESVTFSIEQATRGKRLFGDICAQCHPVGLTKTNPNVNLSSESLALATPRRDNVEALVDYMKNPTTFDGEFDISELHPATSSADIFPEMRNLTDDDLFNIAGHILIQPKLRGTQWGGGKVYN from the coding sequence ATGCTAAAAAGATTCTTTTGGCTTGCGATCGCCATGGTCGTCTTAGTTTGGAGCTTCGGGAATAACAGCGCTATGGCGTTGGAACTCGATGCCGAAACCCGCACCGTGGTGCTGAACGAACAAGGGGAAAGCGTCACCTTCTCCATAGAACAAGCCACCCGTGGAAAACGCCTCTTTGGTGATATTTGTGCCCAGTGCCATCCCGTTGGACTGACCAAGACCAACCCGAACGTCAACCTAAGTTCCGAGAGTTTGGCCTTAGCAACCCCCCGTCGGGATAACGTAGAGGCGTTGGTGGATTATATGAAAAACCCCACCACCTTTGATGGTGAGTTTGATATTTCCGAACTGCACCCGGCCACGTCCAGTGCAGACATTTTCCCTGAAATGAGAAATTTAACAGACGACGATTTGTTTAATATCGCTGGACATATTCTGATTCAGCCCAAACTGCGTGGAACTCAATGGGGTGGCGGTAAGGTTTATAACTAA
- a CDS encoding hemolysin family protein, producing the protein MDAPLAALPLGLETKTLQDILLSLLSVLGLIAINAFFVTAEFSMVSVRRSRINQLVDAGDLPARSVQILQQDIDRLLSTTQLGITLSSLALGWIGERTMASLVALLLTALPLSPPVATVVTHSLSIPLAFLLVAYLQIVLGELCPKSLALLYAEQLAQLLGPPSLAIARFFNPFLWILNQSTRLLLRLVGIRDVDRRVYNRVTPEELQRIIALEGESTGLEAEERELLSNVFEFGDVAAEEVMVPRTQIAALPSDATFSSFLEEVARSGHSRYPIIGESLDDVRGIVHLKELAEPLARGQMSLDTPIQPWVRPARFVPECTLLGELLPLLQRCGQPMVMVVDDFGGTAGLITMQDIIAEIVGESLESEGTEELAVQMVDERTFIVQAQMDLEEVNELLDLKLPLIDDYQTLGGFLIYQMQKIPKMGEGFSFNGLNLEVVTTDGPRLHQIQVQRRDNSPPLDTQLSSISISGSTTMEDLDLETDFVDKSSSSRESLDSDLGLTDSDPLLDEEGDSESFSFPSDQER; encoded by the coding sequence ATGGATGCCCCCTTAGCCGCACTTCCCCTCGGACTTGAAACCAAGACCCTACAGGATATCCTTCTGAGCCTATTATCTGTTCTGGGCTTGATTGCCATTAACGCCTTCTTCGTTACGGCCGAATTTTCCATGGTCTCCGTGCGGCGATCGCGCATCAATCAACTGGTGGATGCGGGGGATCTCCCGGCCCGCAGCGTGCAGATTCTGCAACAGGATATCGATCGCCTCCTCTCCACCACCCAACTGGGGATTACCCTCTCCAGTCTGGCCCTAGGCTGGATTGGCGAGAGGACTATGGCGTCCCTCGTCGCCCTACTGCTAACCGCACTTCCCCTCTCCCCTCCCGTCGCCACAGTCGTCACCCATAGCCTCTCGATTCCCCTGGCCTTCCTTCTGGTGGCGTACCTACAAATCGTTCTCGGGGAACTCTGTCCCAAATCCCTAGCCCTCCTCTACGCCGAACAACTGGCCCAACTGCTCGGGCCCCCCAGTTTGGCGATCGCCCGCTTCTTTAACCCCTTCCTCTGGATTCTCAACCAATCCACCCGCCTACTCCTACGCCTAGTCGGGATTCGCGATGTTGATCGCCGTGTCTATAACCGCGTCACCCCCGAAGAACTGCAACGTATCATCGCCCTCGAAGGAGAATCCACCGGCCTAGAAGCCGAAGAACGGGAACTTCTAAGTAACGTCTTTGAATTTGGGGATGTCGCCGCCGAAGAAGTCATGGTTCCCCGCACCCAAATCGCGGCCCTTCCCAGTGATGCGACCTTTAGCAGCTTCCTAGAGGAAGTGGCCCGTTCTGGTCATTCCCGCTATCCCATCATTGGTGAATCCCTCGACGATGTGCGGGGAATCGTCCATCTCAAAGAACTGGCCGAACCCCTCGCCCGCGGTCAAATGTCCCTCGACACCCCCATTCAACCCTGGGTTCGTCCAGCGCGCTTCGTCCCGGAATGCACCCTCCTAGGAGAACTGCTCCCCCTCCTGCAACGTTGCGGCCAACCGATGGTGATGGTCGTCGATGACTTTGGTGGAACTGCGGGCTTAATCACCATGCAGGACATCATTGCCGAAATTGTGGGCGAGAGTCTCGAAAGCGAAGGAACCGAAGAGTTAGCCGTACAAATGGTGGACGAGCGCACCTTTATTGTGCAAGCCCAAATGGATCTCGAAGAAGTCAACGAACTGCTCGATTTAAAGCTTCCCCTCATCGACGACTATCAGACCCTGGGAGGCTTTCTGATTTATCAAATGCAAAAAATTCCTAAGATGGGCGAGGGGTTCAGCTTTAATGGCCTCAACTTAGAAGTGGTGACCACCGACGGGCCGCGACTGCACCAAATCCAGGTGCAACGACGGGATAACTCTCCTCCCCTTGATACTCAACTCTCCTCAATCTCCATATCAGGTTCAACCACAATGGAGGATCTCGATTTAGAAACCGATTTCGTTGACAAATCGTCCTCCAGTCGCGAGAGCCTCGACTCAGATTTAGGTTTAACGGACAGTGACCCACTGCTAGACGAGGAGGGCGACTCTGAATCGTTTTCGTTCCCCTCAGACCAGGAGCGATAG
- the cysC gene encoding adenylyl-sulfate kinase — MTQQRGVTVWFTGLSGAGKTTISQAVAEKLRSLDCKLEILDGDIVRQNLTKGLGFSKEDRDENIRRIGFVSHLLTRNGVIVLVSAISPYRSVREEVKARIGDFVEVFVNAPLAVCEERDVKGLYKKARSGEIANFTGVSDPYEPPSDPTIECRTDLESHEESVNKVLNTLKEMGYLSL; from the coding sequence ATGACTCAACAACGTGGTGTTACGGTTTGGTTTACCGGACTCAGTGGAGCGGGAAAAACAACCATTAGCCAGGCGGTTGCCGAAAAGCTGCGATCGCTCGATTGCAAGTTAGAAATCCTAGACGGGGACATTGTCCGCCAAAATCTCACCAAAGGGTTGGGCTTTAGTAAGGAAGACCGAGATGAAAACATCCGTCGTATTGGCTTTGTCTCCCATCTGCTCACTCGCAATGGGGTGATTGTCTTAGTTTCGGCAATTTCCCCCTATCGATCGGTGCGTGAGGAAGTTAAGGCTCGCATTGGTGATTTTGTGGAAGTCTTTGTCAATGCTCCCCTAGCGGTGTGCGAGGAGCGAGATGTGAAAGGCCTGTACAAAAAGGCCCGCAGTGGGGAAATCGCCAATTTTACTGGGGTCAGCGATCCCTATGAACCGCCGAGCGACCCGACGATTGAATGTCGTACGGATTTAGAATCCCATGAGGAGAGTGTGAATAAGGTACTCAATACCCTCAAGGAGATGGGGTATCTCAGCCTCTAG
- a CDS encoding polysaccharide deacetylase family protein yields the protein MKLIKVAPYFMRRRILPQPYPHLVGQIAIVILILLMGANRVDSLRPVNYAPKLLPLEVAPVEQTVSQHTDISLARLERLQENTKRQIERDRLPPDIYHAVPEPYRGQIVRSLPLASGDRAIALTFDDGPSPYTTQILDILHEHNIQASFFVLGRVLSTYPELLQRIVAEGHILGNHTWSHPYVVKSDALAYQEIEQTAELIYQYTHVRTQLFRPPGGYLNNALTPYATAQNYAITMWSVDSSDYFLPREGIIQRVLNGVHPGAIVLLHDGGGPRHHTVAALPTIIKELREQGYEFVTVPELMERSQAAATQASDDP from the coding sequence ATGAAATTGATAAAAGTTGCTCCCTATTTTATGCGCCGCCGGATCTTGCCTCAGCCTTATCCCCATCTGGTGGGTCAGATCGCCATTGTCATCCTCATCCTATTGATGGGAGCCAACCGTGTAGATTCACTACGTCCAGTGAACTATGCTCCCAAACTTCTGCCCTTAGAAGTTGCCCCCGTTGAACAGACTGTCAGCCAGCATACTGACATCTCTTTGGCCCGATTAGAACGATTGCAAGAGAATACTAAACGGCAAATCGAACGCGATCGCCTTCCCCCCGACATTTATCATGCTGTTCCGGAGCCTTACCGAGGTCAGATTGTGCGATCGCTCCCCCTGGCCTCCGGCGATCGCGCCATTGCCCTAACCTTCGACGATGGCCCCTCCCCCTATACCACCCAAATTCTCGATATTTTGCACGAGCATAATATCCAGGCGAGCTTCTTCGTCCTCGGGCGAGTTCTCTCCACCTATCCCGAACTGTTGCAACGCATCGTGGCCGAAGGACATATCTTAGGGAATCACACCTGGTCCCATCCCTACGTCGTCAAAAGTGACGCCTTGGCCTATCAAGAAATCGAGCAGACGGCAGAGTTGATTTATCAATACACCCATGTGCGCACCCAACTGTTTCGTCCCCCCGGCGGCTATCTCAACAATGCCCTAACCCCTTACGCCACCGCCCAAAACTACGCCATTACCATGTGGTCCGTAGACAGTTCCGACTACTTCCTACCCCGTGAAGGGATTATTCAGCGAGTTCTCAATGGGGTTCATCCAGGGGCGATCGTCCTCCTCCATGACGGCGGGGGGCCCCGTCATCACACCGTCGCGGCCCTACCCACGATTATTAAAGAACTGCGAGAACAAGGCTATGAATTTGTCACCGTCCCCGAGTTGATGGAACGCTCCCAAGCCGCCGCCACCCAAGCCTCAGACGACCCCTGA
- a CDS encoding SLC13 family permease — MDIFLTLVILVLALVGFVSELLPPDIIALSVTVLLMLCGLVTPEEGMSGFSNSATVTVMAMFILSAGIAKTGVIQIIRDFLVRWGGKSSSRQIFTLGVLVGPISAFINNTAVLAIFLPIVEDWCRKQKRSPSKLLIPLSYISILGGMMTLVGTSTNILASGLSEQLGYRTFTIFEFSKASVCIFIFGLLYLTFCGPALLPNRKTEGESFTQDYGLKDYVTELVITPQSSLVGETLNNSGIQRKFDLDVLELLRDKVRFAQPLADKILEAGDVLVVRSGREDLLKIREERGLDLVADVKFTQKSLDSVLSSEEEKIGEVLILSNSRLIGTTLKEIRFRQRYNATVLAVRRGSELVKGPLGRVPLRFGDLLLLQGPKQSFIGLQTTRELLVLEQRNVETIRQDKAWISVGIGLAVIALSAFNIMPIVVSAWAGVIALILTKCLRPGEIYGAIRWDIIFLLAGLIPLGVAMRNSGTTTWIADNLLAIGGELPGYWVLVFFFVITSIFTEIISNNAAVVLMLPIAVEVAQTLELNPFAAMFAVTFAASNSYLSPIGYQTNTMVYGPGGYKFTDFARIGAPLTLSLMLLAPWLIMTFYGL; from the coding sequence ATGGATATTTTTCTGACCCTGGTTATCTTGGTGTTGGCATTAGTTGGCTTTGTGAGCGAACTCTTACCGCCCGATATTATCGCCTTGTCCGTGACCGTTTTGCTAATGCTTTGTGGTTTGGTGACTCCTGAGGAAGGAATGTCCGGTTTCAGTAACTCCGCAACCGTCACCGTGATGGCGATGTTTATCCTCAGTGCTGGCATCGCCAAAACCGGGGTTATCCAAATCATTCGTGATTTCTTAGTGCGTTGGGGGGGCAAAAGTTCCAGTCGTCAGATTTTCACCTTGGGGGTCTTAGTGGGGCCCATTTCGGCATTTATCAATAACACCGCTGTTTTGGCAATTTTTCTGCCCATTGTTGAGGACTGGTGTCGTAAACAAAAGCGATCGCCCTCTAAACTTCTGATTCCTCTCTCCTATATTTCTATTTTGGGAGGAATGATGACGTTAGTGGGAACTTCAACCAACATTTTAGCGAGTGGACTCTCAGAACAACTCGGCTATCGAACTTTTACGATTTTTGAATTTTCTAAGGCGAGTGTCTGTATTTTTATCTTTGGTCTTTTGTATTTAACCTTTTGTGGTCCTGCGTTACTCCCCAATCGCAAGACAGAGGGGGAGTCATTCACCCAAGATTATGGCTTAAAAGACTATGTCACTGAATTGGTCATCACCCCTCAGTCTAGTCTTGTGGGTGAAACGTTAAACAATAGTGGCATTCAACGAAAATTCGATTTAGACGTGTTAGAGCTACTACGGGATAAAGTGAGATTTGCTCAACCTCTAGCGGATAAAATCCTTGAAGCCGGAGATGTGTTGGTTGTACGCAGTGGTCGAGAAGACCTCCTGAAAATCCGAGAGGAGCGAGGTTTAGACTTGGTTGCAGATGTCAAATTTACCCAAAAATCATTGGATTCTGTCTTGAGTTCTGAGGAAGAAAAAATCGGTGAAGTTCTGATTCTCTCCAACTCTCGCTTAATTGGGACAACCCTTAAAGAAATTCGCTTCCGACAGCGGTATAATGCCACCGTTTTAGCCGTGCGTCGAGGCTCAGAGTTGGTAAAAGGTCCCCTAGGGCGGGTCCCCTTACGCTTTGGCGATTTGTTGCTCTTGCAGGGTCCTAAACAGAGTTTTATTGGACTGCAAACCACCCGAGAGTTGTTAGTTCTTGAGCAACGAAATGTAGAGACAATCCGGCAAGACAAAGCTTGGATTTCCGTGGGGATTGGCTTGGCCGTGATTGCACTTTCAGCGTTTAACATTATGCCAATTGTCGTCAGTGCCTGGGCAGGAGTAATCGCCTTAATTCTGACCAAATGCTTACGTCCTGGAGAAATCTATGGCGCGATTCGTTGGGATATTATTTTCTTATTGGCGGGATTAATTCCCCTTGGCGTCGCCATGCGTAACTCGGGAACCACAACCTGGATTGCTGACAACCTCCTTGCCATTGGGGGAGAACTGCCAGGGTACTGGGTGCTGGTCTTTTTCTTTGTCATCACTTCGATATTTACGGAAATTATTTCCAATAATGCCGCAGTTGTCTTGATGCTCCCCATCGCCGTCGAAGTCGCCCAAACCTTAGAATTGAATCCATTTGCCGCCATGTTCGCCGTCACCTTTGCCGCCTCCAATAGTTATCTGAGTCCCATTGGCTATCAAACCAATACCATGGTCTATGGGCCAGGAGGCTATAAATTTACGGATTTTGCCCGGATTGGTGCGCCATTGACCTTGAGTTTGATGTTGCTTGCTCCTTGGCTAATCATGACCTTCTATGGATTATAG
- the accD gene encoding acetyl-CoA carboxylase, carboxyltransferase subunit beta, producing MSLFDWFADRRKLNSIGQKQQEREIAEGLWTKCESCGVLTYTKDLAANNMVCPECGHHGRIFSDERIQQLIDRGTWQPLNRQLRPTDPLGFYDRKAYRDRLTDYQHKTQLNDAVQTGFGDLDGLPIALGVMDFRFMGGSMGSVVGETLTRLIEQGTADERPVIIVCASGGARMQEGMLSLMQMAKISGALQRHRQSRLLYIPILTHPTTGGVTASFAMLGDIILAEPKATIGFAGRRVIEQTLRQKLPEDFQSAEDLLNHGFVDAIVPRPQLKGLLGQLIHLHHPSLKRRHHQVSQGHGSDAVALEISGSNEPS from the coding sequence ATGTCTCTATTTGATTGGTTTGCCGACCGGCGCAAGTTAAATTCTATCGGTCAGAAGCAGCAAGAACGAGAAATCGCCGAGGGGCTTTGGACAAAGTGCGAGTCCTGTGGTGTCTTAACCTATACGAAGGACTTGGCGGCCAACAACATGGTGTGTCCCGAATGTGGTCATCATGGTCGCATTTTTAGTGATGAGCGTATTCAACAACTGATTGATCGTGGCACCTGGCAACCCCTCAATCGCCAGTTGCGCCCCACTGATCCCTTGGGATTCTACGATCGCAAGGCCTACCGCGATCGCCTCACCGATTACCAACATAAAACCCAACTCAATGATGCCGTACAAACCGGCTTTGGCGACCTCGATGGGTTGCCTATTGCCCTTGGGGTGATGGACTTCCGCTTTATGGGAGGAAGCATGGGATCGGTGGTGGGGGAAACCCTGACTCGTCTGATTGAGCAGGGAACCGCTGATGAGCGTCCGGTGATTATTGTCTGCGCCTCTGGAGGAGCGCGGATGCAGGAAGGGATGTTGAGCCTGATGCAGATGGCAAAAATTTCTGGAGCCTTACAGCGCCATCGCCAATCGCGATTGCTCTATATCCCCATTCTGACTCACCCCACCACCGGCGGCGTCACGGCCAGTTTTGCCATGTTAGGTGATATTATCCTGGCTGAGCCGAAAGCTACCATTGGTTTTGCGGGACGGCGGGTGATTGAGCAAACATTACGCCAGAAACTGCCAGAGGATTTTCAGTCCGCTGAGGATCTGCTCAACCATGGATTTGTCGATGCTATTGTGCCCCGTCCCCAACTCAAAGGACTGTTAGGGCAATTAATTCATTTGCATCATCCGTCCCTGAAACGGAGGCATCATCAGGTTTCCCAGGGTCATGGGAGTGATGCCGTTGCCCTAGAAATTTCTGGGTCAAACGAGCCATCCTAA
- a CDS encoding prepilin peptidase, giving the protein MLIIVFALGASIGSFANVVIYRLPAGQSLLHPPSRCPHCGHGLGKGENIPVLGWLRLRGRCAHCHTPISPRYPIVEAVTGLLFLGIFWRYELSLTTLGYWLFLTGLLVLALIDWDTMTLPNPLTRLGVLSGLVYQTLQGWQGDSAIGGLMQAIFGAVLGIWLIDAVRFLGSLAWGKEAMGAGDGKLLAAIGAWLGPGLMVISGFIGAFMGALIGGGAIALGILGRSQPMPFGPFLALGGAIAALWGPSLLNLYLEIFFPAGLF; this is encoded by the coding sequence ATGCTTATTATTGTATTTGCCTTAGGCGCGTCCATCGGTAGCTTTGCCAATGTGGTGATCTATCGGCTACCGGCCGGCCAATCCCTATTACATCCTCCCTCTCGTTGTCCCCATTGCGGTCATGGCCTGGGGAAGGGGGAAAATATCCCAGTGTTGGGTTGGTTACGGTTGCGAGGACGCTGCGCCCATTGCCATACTCCCATTTCCCCCCGCTATCCCATCGTTGAGGCAGTGACAGGACTCTTGTTTTTGGGGATATTTTGGCGCTATGAGCTGTCTCTGACAACGTTAGGCTATTGGCTCTTTTTAACAGGACTGTTGGTGTTGGCCCTGATTGATTGGGATACGATGACGCTCCCCAACCCCCTGACGCGCTTGGGAGTGTTGTCTGGGCTAGTCTATCAGACTCTACAAGGCTGGCAAGGGGACTCCGCCATCGGGGGACTCATGCAGGCAATTTTTGGGGCGGTATTGGGGATTTGGTTAATTGATGCGGTGCGATTTTTGGGGTCCTTGGCTTGGGGTAAAGAAGCCATGGGCGCGGGGGATGGCAAATTACTGGCGGCTATTGGCGCTTGGTTAGGCCCTGGGTTAATGGTGATTTCCGGGTTTATAGGGGCGTTTATGGGGGCGCTAATCGGTGGAGGAGCGATCGCCCTGGGGATTTTGGGGCGATCGCAGCCGATGCCCTTTGGCCCCTTTCTCGCCCTGGGAGGGGCGATCGCCGCGCTCTGGGGGCCAAGCTTACTCAATCTCTACCTAGAGATATTTTTTCCTGCGGGTTTGTTTTAA